A single genomic interval of uncultured Pseudodesulfovibrio sp. harbors:
- a CDS encoding TIGR00282 family metallophosphoesterase, producing MRILFLGDIVGRPGRQAVKDNLTAIREAENIDLAFANAENASGGFGLSANNAKALFSYGLDGLTSGNHIWKFKNLWNMLENDNRLTRAHNYPDSNPGTGVRIIETDGLPPVALINLQGRVFMQPIDCPFAAAEAALETIPDEVTIRIVDFHAEATGEKAALAHLLDGRVSAVLGTHTHVQTNDAAVLPGGTAFMTDLGMSGAAGSCLGVKHEDVLQRYLTGLPRALEVPAANGILQGAIFDIEDTTGQAVAITPFRHE from the coding sequence ATGCGTATACTTTTTCTCGGCGACATTGTGGGTCGCCCCGGCCGTCAGGCCGTCAAGGACAACCTCACCGCCATACGTGAGGCCGAAAACATCGACCTTGCCTTTGCCAACGCGGAAAACGCCAGCGGCGGATTCGGCCTGTCAGCCAACAACGCGAAGGCGCTTTTCTCTTACGGTCTGGACGGCCTGACTTCGGGTAACCATATCTGGAAGTTCAAGAACCTCTGGAACATGCTTGAGAACGACAACCGTCTGACCCGTGCCCACAACTACCCGGATTCCAACCCCGGAACCGGAGTGCGGATCATTGAAACGGACGGGCTGCCTCCGGTCGCGCTCATCAATCTTCAGGGGCGCGTGTTCATGCAGCCCATCGACTGCCCGTTTGCCGCTGCCGAAGCCGCTCTGGAGACCATTCCGGACGAAGTGACGATTCGGATCGTGGATTTCCATGCCGAGGCCACGGGCGAAAAGGCCGCCTTGGCCCATTTGCTCGACGGGCGCGTTTCCGCAGTGCTCGGAACGCATACGCATGTCCAGACGAATGATGCCGCTGTCCTGCCGGGCGGAACGGCTTTCATGACCGATCTCGGCATGTCAGGGGCAGCGGGGTCATGCCTCGGTGTCAAACATGAGGACGTGCTGCAACGCTATCTGACAGGTTTGCCCAGAGCGCTGGAAGTGCCTGCTGCAAATGGTATTTTACAAGGCGCGATTTTTGACATAGAGGATACGACCGGGCAGGCGGTGGCGATCACCCCTTTCCGACATGAATAA
- a CDS encoding CheR family methyltransferase: MNENKPASAAKTSSGIDGDALKKSVNQSMNMFRAEMGEGEFKRFSELIHSEFGIKMPPTKKVLLQSRFQKRLRALGMQSYKEYCDYVFSEKGREAERSHLIDVVTTNTTHFFREPKHWDIMNNIVLPELWSRRIGGTAPLRIWSAGCSSGEEPYTLGMVLSEFAAAHSGFDFSILATDISSEILQKAQRAIYSMEKADDIPMAMKKKYLLKSKNKAKPLIKIDECIRRKVSFSRLNFMGNFRLQDEQDIIFCRNVVIYFDRPTQVVLFNKFCNNLKYHGYLFIGHSESLSGMKLPLRQVAPTVFQKI, encoded by the coding sequence ATGAACGAGAACAAGCCTGCTTCCGCAGCAAAGACTTCATCCGGCATTGATGGAGATGCGCTCAAGAAGAGTGTGAACCAGTCCATGAACATGTTCCGAGCCGAGATGGGCGAGGGCGAGTTCAAGCGGTTCAGCGAGCTGATTCATTCCGAATTCGGCATCAAGATGCCGCCCACCAAGAAGGTGCTGCTCCAGTCGCGCTTCCAGAAACGGTTGCGGGCGCTGGGCATGCAGTCCTACAAGGAATACTGCGATTACGTCTTTTCCGAGAAGGGGCGCGAGGCAGAGCGGTCACATCTCATCGACGTGGTCACCACCAACACCACGCATTTTTTCCGGGAGCCCAAGCACTGGGACATCATGAACAACATCGTGCTGCCGGAACTCTGGTCGCGCCGTATCGGCGGAACCGCTCCGCTCAGGATATGGAGCGCGGGCTGTTCCAGCGGTGAGGAGCCGTACACCCTTGGCATGGTGCTGTCCGAATTCGCGGCTGCACATTCAGGATTCGATTTTTCCATTTTGGCTACGGATATTTCCAGCGAAATCCTGCAAAAGGCGCAGCGGGCCATTTATTCCATGGAAAAGGCCGACGACATACCCATGGCCATGAAAAAGAAGTACCTGCTCAAGAGCAAGAACAAGGCGAAGCCGCTCATCAAGATCGATGAATGCATTCGCCGCAAGGTTTCGTTCAGCCGGCTCAACTTCATGGGCAATTTCCGTTTGCAGGATGAGCAGGACATCATTTTCTGCCGCAATGTGGTCATCTATTTCGACCGCCCGACGCAGGTCGTTCTTTTCAACAAGTTTTGTAACAATCTCAAATATCACGGATACCTCTTCATCGGTCATTCCGAGAGTCTTTCGGGCATGAAGCTGCCTCTGAGGCAGGTTGCACCGACCGTTTTCCAGAAAATCTGA
- the rny gene encoding ribonuclease Y: MLTEIAMIGAGAVAGLGVGYLLQRYISDKQISDSRGLADRIVEEARKESEALKKEARLQAQDEIYSQKKELERDFKDREGQLKGEERRLHSKEERLDAKREKVADKEAQVVELEKQLIKHEKQLGDLEEDLERKADEHERKLQEISGLTVEEAKESLMTEIESRTRHEAAKMIRNIEMEAKETASKKAREILSLALQRYAGDYAGEQTVTAVTLPSEDMKGRIIGREGRNIRALEAATGVDLIIDDTPETVVLSAFSPLKREVAKQALERLIHDGRIHPARIEEIVSKVEGEMDTKLKEIGEQATFDVGVHGIHPELVNLLGRLHYRTSFSQNVLQHSMEVAFLCGVMAAELGLNEKEAKRAGLLHDLGKAVDHEIEGPHAIIGADIAKKHGESKEIIHAIAAHHEDTPPMSILANLVQAADSLSGARPGARKELLENYVKRLEELEGLATGFDGVSKAYAIQAGREIRVMVDSDKIGDENTYVLCKDIAEKIENNMTYPGQIRVTVIREKRAVGYAK, translated from the coding sequence ATGTTAACCGAAATCGCCATGATCGGCGCAGGAGCGGTTGCCGGCCTGGGGGTCGGATACCTGCTCCAACGATACATATCCGATAAACAGATTTCCGACTCTCGGGGGCTGGCCGACCGCATTGTTGAAGAGGCCCGGAAAGAGAGTGAAGCCTTGAAGAAGGAAGCCCGTCTTCAGGCTCAGGACGAAATCTATAGTCAGAAGAAAGAACTGGAACGGGACTTCAAGGACCGTGAAGGTCAGCTCAAGGGCGAGGAAAGACGCCTGCACAGCAAGGAAGAACGACTGGACGCCAAACGCGAGAAAGTCGCGGACAAGGAAGCCCAGGTGGTCGAGCTGGAAAAACAGCTCATCAAGCATGAAAAGCAGCTCGGCGATCTTGAGGAAGACCTTGAGCGCAAGGCTGACGAACATGAACGCAAGCTTCAGGAAATTTCCGGTCTGACCGTTGAAGAGGCCAAGGAAAGCCTGATGACGGAAATCGAGTCCCGCACCCGTCACGAAGCCGCCAAGATGATTCGCAACATCGAGATGGAGGCCAAGGAAACCGCGAGCAAGAAAGCCCGTGAAATCCTGTCGCTGGCATTGCAGCGGTACGCCGGTGACTATGCCGGTGAACAGACCGTCACTGCCGTGACCCTTCCTTCCGAAGACATGAAAGGCCGCATCATCGGCCGCGAGGGCCGCAACATTCGCGCTCTCGAAGCCGCTACCGGCGTTGACCTCATCATCGACGATACTCCCGAAACCGTGGTCCTGTCCGCATTCAGCCCGCTCAAGCGCGAAGTCGCCAAGCAGGCGCTCGAACGCCTCATCCATGACGGCCGCATTCATCCGGCCCGCATCGAGGAGATCGTCAGCAAGGTCGAAGGCGAGATGGACACCAAGCTCAAGGAGATCGGTGAACAGGCCACCTTCGACGTCGGCGTTCACGGCATCCATCCGGAGCTGGTCAACCTGCTGGGGCGTTTGCACTACCGCACTTCATTCAGCCAGAACGTGTTGCAGCACTCCATGGAAGTCGCCTTCCTGTGCGGCGTCATGGCTGCCGAGCTCGGACTGAATGAAAAGGAAGCCAAGCGTGCCGGCCTGCTGCATGACCTCGGAAAGGCCGTCGACCACGAGATCGAAGGCCCCCACGCCATCATCGGTGCGGACATTGCCAAGAAGCACGGCGAGTCCAAGGAGATCATCCACGCCATCGCCGCGCACCATGAAGACACGCCGCCCATGTCCATCCTCGCCAATCTGGTGCAGGCCGCGGACTCCCTGTCCGGTGCCCGTCCCGGCGCACGCAAGGAGCTGCTTGAGAACTACGTCAAGCGCCTTGAGGAACTGGAAGGCCTTGCCACCGGTTTCGACGGTGTCTCGAAAGCCTACGCCATTCAGGCCGGCCGCGAGATCCGCGTCATGGTCGATTCCGACAAGATCGGCGACGAGAACACGTATGTTCTTTGCAAGGACATCGCGGAAAAGATTGAGAACAACATGACGTATCCCGGACAGATTCGGGTCACGGTCATTCGCGAGAAGCGAGCGGTCGGTTACGCCAAATAG
- the zapA gene encoding cell division protein ZapA — MPSYTLNLFGLDISFKTDAENHRIDAAQEYLEKKYKELIAGAGDLSKEKALTFLLLSLADDFLVSEHKLAQLEEKIEEILEKTS; from the coding sequence ATGCCAAGCTACACGTTAAATCTGTTTGGACTTGATATATCCTTCAAGACGGATGCGGAAAACCACCGCATTGACGCTGCGCAGGAGTATTTGGAGAAAAAGTACAAGGAGCTGATTGCCGGGGCAGGTGACCTCAGCAAGGAAAAGGCTTTGACCTTTCTGCTCCTCAGCCTTGCTGACGACTTCCTGGTCAGTGAACACAAGCTCGCGCAGCTGGAAGAGAAGATCGAAGAGATTTTGGAAAAGACCTCATGA
- the glmU gene encoding bifunctional UDP-N-acetylglucosamine diphosphorylase/glucosamine-1-phosphate N-acetyltransferase GlmU, which produces MNITAVVLAAGKGTRMHSPKPKVLQTLLNEPMLYYVHAALEPLLGERVLTVIGHGADMVEAAFPGMEGRFVEQKEQLGTGHALQVAWDAVKATGSEYCLVINGDTPLVTTQSLERMAGVAGCCDLAFMTITPRDPAAFGRVVRDEDRRISAIVEAKDYDMNVHGPVTGEVNAGIYLLKISSMEPLLSELGNDNKSGEYYITDLIELAVSKGLTVDGVQCGDDLSLMGINSPRELVTAENALRRQIVEAHIDSGVIIHSPETVTVGPKVTVEPGAEIFGHCEVYGTSTVAAGARLGSYTYITDSTFASGCDIKQFCHIEGAEVGPDAWAGPYARLRPGAVLKVGARVGNFVEMKKAVLGEGSKASHLTYLGDAEVGAGANIGAGTITCNYDGKNKFVTKIGDGAFIGSNTALVAPVTVGENALVGAGSTITKDVPDEGTGIARGKQINLKRRMKKS; this is translated from the coding sequence ATGAACATCACTGCCGTGGTCCTTGCCGCCGGAAAAGGGACGCGCATGCACTCGCCCAAGCCGAAGGTGTTGCAGACCCTGCTGAACGAACCCATGCTCTATTACGTGCATGCCGCGCTGGAGCCGCTTCTGGGTGAACGCGTGCTGACGGTCATCGGTCATGGTGCCGACATGGTGGAAGCCGCTTTCCCCGGCATGGAAGGCCGTTTCGTGGAGCAGAAGGAACAGCTCGGCACCGGGCACGCCTTGCAGGTCGCATGGGATGCGGTCAAGGCGACCGGCTCCGAATACTGCCTCGTCATCAACGGGGATACGCCGCTGGTGACCACGCAGTCGCTTGAGCGCATGGCCGGGGTGGCCGGATGCTGCGATCTGGCGTTCATGACCATCACCCCGCGTGATCCCGCTGCTTTCGGGCGCGTGGTGCGCGATGAGGATCGCCGCATTTCCGCCATTGTCGAGGCCAAGGACTATGACATGAATGTCCACGGGCCGGTCACGGGCGAAGTGAACGCGGGAATCTACCTGCTGAAGATTTCGAGCATGGAGCCGTTGCTCAGCGAACTCGGAAACGACAACAAGAGTGGCGAGTACTATATCACCGACCTCATTGAACTGGCGGTGTCCAAGGGGCTGACCGTGGACGGCGTGCAGTGCGGGGATGACCTGAGCCTCATGGGTATCAACAGCCCGCGTGAATTGGTGACCGCGGAAAATGCCCTGCGTCGGCAGATCGTCGAGGCCCATATCGACAGCGGCGTCATCATTCACAGCCCGGAGACGGTGACCGTCGGCCCGAAGGTCACGGTGGAGCCGGGGGCGGAAATTTTCGGGCATTGCGAAGTGTACGGAACATCGACCGTTGCCGCGGGTGCGCGTCTGGGGTCGTATACGTACATCACGGACTCGACGTTCGCGTCGGGGTGCGACATCAAGCAATTCTGCCATATTGAAGGGGCGGAAGTCGGGCCGGACGCATGGGCCGGACCGTATGCGCGGCTTCGTCCGGGCGCAGTGCTCAAGGTGGGTGCGCGCGTGGGCAATTTCGTGGAGATGAAAAAGGCCGTGCTCGGGGAAGGTTCCAAGGCGAGCCACCTGACCTACCTCGGCGACGCCGAGGTAGGGGCCGGGGCCAATATCGGTGCCGGAACCATCACCTGCAACTATGACGGCAAGAACAAGTTTGTCACGAAAATCGGCGACGGTGCTTTCATCGGCAGCAATACCGCATTGGTCGCGCCGGTGACCGTGGGCGAAAATGCGCTTGTGGGCGCGGGGTCCACCATCACCAAGGACGTGCCGGACGAAGGCACGGGCATCGCGCGCGGCAAGCAGATTAATCTCAAACGGCGAATGAAGAAGTCTTGA
- a CDS encoding glycosyltransferase: MSEIRNICLIDVPFPVGAGFERAGCTVLNLLTRRAPFFSLPEALAEHGFTPDLVVQCEVLNRRTVVTGLDEMDCPLIYWGVDPHLNAHWQSAYARLFDMTCVTQRKVIPDTQRQGAKDVRWLPWYGRKIDIADGKREFDLAFVGRVTEQRPARKWMLEYLERKWGNFNLAIRDGLDFGGMMELYRSSRIIPNESILGEVNFRLFEAASCGCLVLGQALGDEQEELFRPGREFDTYADIVEMDSKLRKYMHEDRLTQAMGRAAHERVQREHLPEHRAQRLLEYARDAVRHRATGPDSIKWQTLAICGLWEAGMHDMPAGKLLSELAELPLDAEVAEAAMRVQAAAGMTAGLEENIRSILGGQLFVDSPECNLAGSMATLRAGNWDAAKTFWYRHLQSTGARQPRAPEDSVQLLTLWAKDLSRRERIIRGGFPFNPSRHLPAAASECLMTVLVDEPQHLPTLRLLDTMLRPVLGMEQVRVGFLSILTLHERKDWRLAFEIALANLKSYRLESGLEELALAHGIAREQGQGKSFERALAARDVSGLLVGAVHG, translated from the coding sequence ATGTCGGAAATACGAAATATCTGCCTGATTGACGTGCCGTTCCCCGTGGGGGCCGGATTCGAGCGTGCCGGATGCACTGTTTTGAATCTGCTGACCCGTCGGGCACCGTTCTTTTCCCTTCCCGAGGCGTTGGCGGAGCATGGTTTCACGCCCGATCTGGTGGTTCAGTGCGAAGTCTTGAATCGTCGGACCGTGGTGACCGGCCTCGACGAAATGGACTGCCCGCTCATTTACTGGGGGGTGGACCCGCATCTCAACGCACACTGGCAGAGCGCGTATGCGCGGCTGTTCGACATGACCTGCGTTACCCAGCGCAAGGTCATTCCCGATACCCAGCGGCAGGGGGCGAAGGATGTGCGCTGGCTGCCGTGGTATGGTAGGAAAATCGACATCGCTGACGGAAAGCGGGAGTTCGATCTCGCTTTCGTGGGACGCGTCACCGAACAGCGGCCTGCCCGCAAGTGGATGCTGGAGTACCTCGAAAGGAAATGGGGTAATTTCAATCTCGCCATTCGGGATGGTCTTGATTTTGGTGGCATGATGGAACTCTACCGCTCGTCGCGGATCATTCCCAATGAATCCATTCTCGGTGAAGTCAATTTTCGATTGTTCGAGGCCGCATCCTGCGGATGTCTCGTGCTGGGGCAGGCGCTGGGCGACGAGCAGGAGGAACTGTTCAGGCCCGGGCGTGAGTTCGATACCTATGCCGACATTGTCGAGATGGACAGCAAGCTCCGGAAATACATGCATGAAGACCGGCTGACGCAGGCCATGGGGCGCGCTGCACATGAGCGTGTCCAGCGGGAGCACCTGCCGGAACACAGGGCGCAGCGTTTGTTGGAATACGCGCGCGATGCCGTGCGGCATCGGGCAACCGGACCGGACAGCATCAAGTGGCAAACGCTTGCAATTTGCGGCCTGTGGGAAGCCGGAATGCACGACATGCCAGCCGGGAAACTGCTGTCGGAACTGGCTGAATTGCCGCTGGATGCGGAAGTGGCCGAAGCGGCCATGCGGGTTCAGGCCGCTGCCGGGATGACGGCGGGCCTTGAGGAGAATATCCGGTCCATTCTGGGCGGGCAGTTGTTTGTTGATTCGCCGGAGTGCAACCTTGCCGGGTCCATGGCGACCCTGCGTGCCGGGAACTGGGATGCGGCCAAGACCTTCTGGTACCGCCATCTGCAATCCACCGGGGCTCGGCAGCCGCGTGCGCCGGAAGATTCGGTGCAGCTTTTGACTCTCTGGGCAAAGGACCTTTCGCGCAGGGAGCGTATCATCCGGGGAGGATTCCCGTTCAATCCGTCCCGGCACCTTCCTGCGGCGGCTTCGGAATGCCTCATGACCGTGCTTGTGGATGAACCGCAGCACCTGCCCACGCTGCGGCTTCTGGACACGATGCTTCGACCGGTCCTCGGTATGGAACAGGTCCGGGTCGGTTTCCTGTCCATCCTGACCCTGCATGAACGGAAAGACTGGCGGCTCGCCTTTGAAATCGCGTTGGCGAACCTCAAATCCTATCGGCTTGAATCAGGGCTGGAGGAGCTTGCTCTCGCCCATGGGATCGCACGGGAGCAGGGGCAGGGGAAAAGCTTTGAAAGGGCGCTGGCAGCACGGGACGTGTCCGGCCTGTTGGTTGGAGCAGTACACGGCTGA
- a CDS encoding flagellar biosynthesis anti-sigma factor FlgM, which yields MKGYDESRTHCAANIETERVFDEFDATESERSRRDESEERARKIARLRNEVRTGDYEPDVHDIARLLTSAMDPSL from the coding sequence ATGAAGGGTTATGATGAAAGCCGCACGCATTGTGCAGCCAATATTGAGACCGAGCGCGTGTTCGACGAGTTCGACGCCACCGAGTCCGAACGTTCCCGCAGGGACGAATCGGAAGAGCGCGCCCGAAAGATCGCCCGCCTCAGGAATGAGGTCCGCACCGGGGATTACGAGCCTGACGTGCATGACATCGCACGCCTGCTCACCTCGGCCATGGACCCCTCCCTGTAG
- a CDS encoding ion channel, protein MEIAQTIFGPVLGWCRSPFGKLTLLILAMLLFGTVGYWFFEHYPDGEVHDLFGALWWTVVTLTTVGYGDMVPGTTGGKIMGFFVMICGIGLVSTLTGNLASMLVERKARKRKGLLKVNQKNHVIIVGWNDFGLELIAALRDNGVLGTGDSSSESLALVNPLGPDERESIAFQLDMGDRLHFVWGNITQESVLQKARMDRAKVVYLLSQHEKQSPKDADQETLYAALAIRELAPQVPMYGEVALPENRKHLLRAGVNEILVRGQLASLILGLMGANPSMWTFLQEVLGMRGSNHMEFQQLSSEEQHLNWGELMTRFRRDGRLPLALCQVSKQLSLEDVLDESAALDQFILELFESSGQETRIGNTGPRVIANPPDTESLESYDAVLFLNPGATR, encoded by the coding sequence GTGGAAATCGCCCAGACGATATTCGGCCCTGTCCTCGGATGGTGCCGCAGTCCTTTCGGGAAACTCACCCTGCTCATTCTGGCCATGCTGCTGTTCGGCACCGTGGGCTACTGGTTTTTCGAGCACTATCCCGACGGCGAAGTCCATGACCTGTTCGGCGCGCTGTGGTGGACGGTGGTCACCCTGACCACCGTGGGCTACGGCGACATGGTGCCGGGGACCACCGGCGGCAAGATCATGGGATTCTTCGTCATGATCTGCGGCATCGGACTCGTCTCCACCCTCACAGGCAACCTGGCCTCCATGCTGGTGGAGCGAAAGGCCAGAAAGCGCAAGGGGCTGCTCAAGGTGAACCAGAAAAACCACGTTATCATCGTCGGCTGGAACGACTTCGGACTGGAATTGATTGCCGCCCTGCGGGACAACGGAGTTCTCGGCACGGGCGACAGTTCTTCGGAAAGCCTCGCGCTCGTCAATCCACTCGGACCCGACGAACGGGAATCCATCGCCTTCCAGCTCGACATGGGCGATCGCCTCCATTTCGTATGGGGAAACATCACACAGGAATCCGTGCTCCAAAAAGCCCGCATGGACCGCGCCAAGGTGGTCTATCTTCTCTCCCAGCATGAAAAACAGTCACCCAAGGATGCGGATCAGGAAACGCTCTACGCGGCCCTCGCCATCCGCGAGCTCGCCCCGCAGGTTCCCATGTACGGCGAAGTCGCCCTGCCGGAAAACCGCAAGCACCTGCTCCGGGCTGGTGTCAATGAAATCCTCGTACGCGGCCAGCTCGCAAGCCTCATCCTCGGGCTCATGGGAGCGAACCCGTCCATGTGGACCTTCCTTCAGGAAGTGCTCGGCATGCGCGGCTCCAACCACATGGAGTTCCAACAGCTCAGTTCCGAGGAACAGCATCTCAACTGGGGCGAACTCATGACCCGCTTCCGGCGCGACGGACGACTGCCGCTGGCCCTGTGCCAGGTCAGCAAACAACTCTCCCTTGAAGACGTTCTCGACGAAAGCGCGGCGCTGGACCAGTTCATCCTCGAGCTCTTTGAATCCTCGGGACAGGAAACCCGCATCGGCAATACCGGCCCGCGCGTCATCGCCAACCCGCCGGACACGGAATCACTGGAAAGCTACGACGCGGTCCTGTTTCTCAATCCGGGAGCGACGCGATGA
- a CDS encoding cyclic nucleotide-binding domain-containing protein, whose amino-acid sequence MKAANVTWEAISLFDGLTSEQIDKIKPIFDVRSVETGTDLIREGEEGDEMFILIHGRVRITKSMLLHDMALPILEVNNPRKVLATLDGHTYPIFGEIALVDRDTRSATIQVLEDADFLVTDRPRFFKLLETEPALGAHLVMALAKRMAGTVRKGNSELIKVSTALALALSRYKTTP is encoded by the coding sequence ATGAAAGCGGCCAACGTCACATGGGAAGCGATTTCGCTTTTCGACGGTCTCACGTCCGAACAGATCGACAAGATCAAACCCATTTTCGATGTCCGCTCGGTCGAAACCGGCACCGACCTGATCCGTGAGGGAGAAGAGGGAGATGAAATGTTCATCCTCATCCACGGCCGCGTACGGATCACCAAGTCCATGCTGCTCCACGACATGGCCCTGCCCATTCTCGAGGTGAACAACCCGCGCAAGGTGCTGGCCACGCTTGACGGCCACACCTACCCCATCTTCGGCGAGATAGCGCTCGTGGACCGCGACACCCGCTCCGCGACCATTCAGGTTCTCGAAGACGCCGACTTCCTCGTCACGGACCGTCCCCGCTTTTTCAAGCTCCTCGAAACGGAACCGGCACTCGGCGCACATCTTGTCATGGCCCTTGCCAAACGCATGGCCGGGACCGTCCGCAAGGGAAACAGCGAGCTTATCAAGGTTTCCACGGCACTCGCGCTCGCGCTTTCACGATACAAGACAACGCCGTAG
- a CDS encoding DUF1007 family protein: MKKYLSIIILLLLPLVVSVRQAQAHPHVWVDAALTFQINDSGLAAVQENWLFDDIFTNAILSDLELDATSLATTIGQEKIREGAFAYLANFNYFTLIETGGKRLKITAKDFKASLRDGRLVYDFTVPLNLPFDKVKDFRAAVFDKEYYSDILLLKDKLGFEIDGMAQVSHVVRPAKDHTYWQFIVPEAVHLSISGQPDSKPDLPAAELPVESPGPIERLMSLVRSLQKELTLRLNGFGMDIRDNPFGSALWMFLGLSFVYGVVHAVGPGHGKTVVCSYFLSNPGSFFTGALMGNTITFVHMGSAALAVGVAYLFFSSGMGGFQAASRALAPASYALLALMGVVLAIKAMRDVFRGGLLTACSCAEPVPDPDDAAQIRKVLTVSFVTGLIPCPGAAVILAFAIGQDIFWAGMGALVVMAVGMGVTTTLFAWVAVSARGLTLRMTGSNRKLFNWMYAGLSICGALVIAVFGAALFLSSPGIHQYLVW, translated from the coding sequence ATGAAAAAGTATCTTTCCATCATCATTCTCCTGTTGTTGCCCCTTGTCGTTTCCGTGCGGCAGGCTCAGGCGCATCCCCATGTCTGGGTGGATGCGGCCCTGACGTTTCAGATCAACGATTCCGGTCTTGCCGCCGTGCAGGAGAACTGGCTGTTCGACGATATCTTCACCAACGCCATCCTTTCCGATCTGGAGCTGGACGCCACCAGCCTCGCCACGACCATCGGGCAGGAGAAAATACGCGAAGGCGCTTTTGCCTACCTCGCCAACTTCAATTATTTCACGCTGATCGAGACCGGGGGCAAGCGGTTGAAAATCACTGCCAAGGATTTCAAGGCCTCGCTCAGGGACGGGCGGCTCGTCTATGATTTCACGGTCCCCCTGAACCTGCCCTTTGACAAGGTAAAGGATTTCCGTGCGGCCGTGTTCGACAAGGAGTATTATTCGGACATCCTGCTGCTCAAGGATAAGCTCGGGTTTGAAATCGATGGCATGGCTCAGGTCAGCCATGTGGTGCGTCCGGCCAAGGACCACACCTACTGGCAGTTCATCGTGCCCGAGGCCGTGCATCTGTCCATTTCCGGTCAGCCCGACTCCAAGCCGGACCTGCCCGCTGCCGAGCTTCCGGTGGAATCTCCCGGCCCGATCGAGCGGCTCATGTCTCTGGTGCGGTCGCTCCAGAAGGAGCTGACCCTCAGGCTCAACGGTTTCGGCATGGACATCAGGGACAACCCCTTTGGCTCCGCACTTTGGATGTTTCTGGGGCTGTCCTTTGTGTACGGCGTGGTTCACGCCGTTGGTCCGGGGCATGGAAAGACCGTGGTCTGTTCCTATTTCCTGAGTAATCCCGGTTCGTTTTTCACCGGCGCGCTCATGGGCAATACCATCACCTTTGTCCACATGGGGTCCGCAGCCCTTGCCGTTGGCGTGGCCTATCTGTTCTTTTCTTCCGGCATGGGAGGATTTCAGGCGGCAAGCCGTGCGCTGGCTCCTGCCAGTTATGCACTTCTCGCTCTCATGGGGGTGGTCCTTGCCATCAAGGCCATGCGGGATGTCTTCAGGGGCGGTTTGCTGACCGCATGTTCCTGCGCCGAGCCGGTGCCCGATCCTGACGATGCCGCCCAGATCAGGAAGGTGCTGACCGTCTCCTTTGTGACCGGCCTGATCCCCTGTCCCGGAGCGGCAGTGATTCTCGCTTTTGCCATCGGGCAGGACATCTTCTGGGCGGGCATGGGTGCGCTTGTGGTCATGGCGGTCGGCATGGGCGTCACCACGACGCTGTTTGCCTGGGTTGCGGTGTCCGCACGCGGCCTGACCCTGAGGATGACCGGCTCCAACAGGAAACTGTTCAATTGGATGTACGCCGGTCTTTCCATATGCGGAGCGCTGGTCATCGCGGTTTTCGGCGCGGCACTGTTCCTCAGCTCTCCCGGAATTCACCAATATCTCGTCTGGTAG
- a CDS encoding transporter substrate-binding domain-containing protein produces MTRILTALCLSMLLAVPAVAGTVTAVTIDGLTCAAPVLDAIAQEAGLTTALVSTSREKARAALCSGQADMALLPADVSVAKKIRNLGPVFTAEYGVIGRAGNYFRSLRELGGKIVAVVRGEEKDERISKRKGIIPRPLAGYEQCLKLLLAGKVDAVAGDICGMAHAVKKMRIPKQALGTPFILSSTPVCLFVSDGLGENIRPIDETLYLLKKKETLRKILAQYSL; encoded by the coding sequence ATGACAAGAATCCTGACCGCGCTGTGCCTGAGTATGCTGCTGGCTGTTCCCGCCGTCGCCGGAACGGTTACCGCCGTGACGATCGACGGACTGACGTGCGCCGCCCCGGTCCTCGACGCCATCGCGCAGGAGGCCGGACTGACCACGGCACTGGTTTCGACCTCCCGCGAAAAGGCCCGTGCCGCCCTTTGCTCGGGACAGGCGGACATGGCCCTCCTGCCAGCGGACGTATCCGTCGCGAAAAAAATCAGGAACCTTGGCCCGGTATTCACTGCGGAATACGGAGTGATCGGACGGGCGGGCAACTACTTCCGTTCGCTCAGGGAGCTTGGCGGAAAAATCGTTGCCGTGGTGCGCGGCGAAGAAAAGGATGAACGCATTTCAAAAAGAAAAGGCATCATCCCCCGCCCGCTTGCGGGATATGAACAATGCCTGAAACTGCTCCTTGCCGGAAAGGTGGACGCCGTGGCCGGAGACATCTGCGGCATGGCCCATGCTGTAAAAAAGATGCGTATCCCCAAACAGGCTCTCGGCACCCCGTTCATTCTTTCCTCGACTCCCGTGTGCCTGTTCGTGTCAGACGGGCTGGGCGAAAACATCCGGCCAATCGATGAAACGCTTTATCTTCTGAAGAAAAAAGAGACTCTCAGAAAAATCCTTGCCCAATATTCATTATAA